A section of the Rhodobacteraceae bacterium M382 genome encodes:
- a CDS encoding crotonase/enoyl-CoA hydratase family protein, translating to MSTIHYEKDGRIARITLNRPDVRNAINDEMPVEIAAAVARADADPDVHVMILSGAGDAFCAGYDLTYYAEGNGAGEVTQPMPWDPIKDYSFMWQNTQHFMSLWRAMKPVICKVHGFAVAGGSDIALCADLTIMADDALIGYMPARVWGCPTTAMWVYRLGAERAKRMLFTGDKITGREAADMGLVVEAVHADALDDRVEALAARMASVPINQLAMQKMVINQAIEQTGMMQTQRLATIFDGITRHSPEGINFKTRSEDVGWKQAVQERDQGTYDWTANQEIPKPNR from the coding sequence ATGTCCACAATCCACTATGAAAAAGACGGCCGTATCGCCCGTATCACCCTGAACCGTCCTGACGTGCGCAATGCCATCAACGATGAAATGCCGGTGGAAATTGCCGCCGCTGTTGCCCGTGCCGATGCCGACCCGGATGTCCATGTCATGATCCTGTCCGGCGCGGGAGACGCCTTTTGCGCCGGATATGATCTGACTTATTACGCCGAGGGCAATGGGGCGGGCGAAGTGACCCAGCCAATGCCCTGGGATCCGATCAAGGACTACAGTTTCATGTGGCAAAACACCCAGCACTTTATGTCGCTGTGGCGCGCGATGAAGCCGGTGATCTGCAAGGTGCATGGGTTCGCTGTGGCGGGTGGGTCGGATATTGCGCTGTGCGCTGATCTCACCATCATGGCGGATGATGCGTTGATTGGGTATATGCCCGCCCGGGTCTGGGGCTGCCCGACCACGGCGATGTGGGTGTATCGTCTGGGGGCAGAGCGGGCGAAACGGATGCTGTTTACCGGTGACAAGATCACAGGACGCGAAGCCGCGGACATGGGGTTGGTGGTCGAAGCGGTTCACGCCGATGCGCTCGACGACAGGGTCGAAGCCCTGGCGGCGCGTATGGCATCTGTGCCGATCAACCAGTTGGCGATGCAGAAAATGGTGATCAATCAGGCAATCGAGCAGACCGGCATGATGCAGACGCAACGGTTGGCAACCATATTTGACGGCATTACCCGGCATTCGCCCGAAGGGATCAACTTTAAAACCCGATCCGAAGACGTCGGTTGGAAACAGGCGGTGCAGGAACGGGATCAGGGAACGTATGATTGGACCGCCAATCAGGAAATCCCCAAACCCAACCGTTAG
- a CDS encoding SDR family oxidoreductase, producing the protein MTKLAGKTAYVTGAGRGIGRAIALKLAADGANVVLNDLDVEPAQSVAAEIEAMGARALAIPGSVTAEGFADGFIGAGLDKFGGIDIIVNNAGYTWDSFIGKMSDQQFDAMIDVHLKAPFQIMRAAAPFVSAQAAQEAAEGHEVFRKVVNISSIAGTGGNPGQANYSSAKAGVVGLTKTMAKEWGRFKVNVNAVAFGMIATRLTEATDEKKSIEVEGNIVGVGIPKKLVAGMEAMIPMGRAGTVDEAAGGVYLFCIPESNYVSGQTLIVGGGLTI; encoded by the coding sequence ATGACAAAACTTGCAGGCAAAACCGCCTATGTCACCGGCGCAGGTCGCGGCATTGGTCGCGCCATCGCGTTGAAACTGGCCGCTGACGGGGCCAATGTGGTGCTGAACGATCTGGACGTCGAGCCAGCGCAATCGGTCGCCGCCGAGATCGAAGCCATGGGCGCCAGGGCACTCGCAATTCCCGGATCAGTCACGGCCGAAGGCTTTGCCGACGGGTTCATCGGCGCGGGCCTCGACAAGTTCGGCGGCATCGACATCATCGTCAACAATGCTGGCTACACCTGGGACAGCTTTATCGGCAAGATGAGCGATCAGCAATTTGACGCCATGATTGACGTGCATCTCAAGGCGCCATTCCAGATCATGCGCGCCGCCGCGCCGTTTGTCAGCGCCCAGGCTGCGCAGGAGGCCGCAGAGGGCCATGAAGTGTTCCGCAAAGTGGTCAATATCTCGTCTATCGCAGGCACCGGTGGAAATCCGGGTCAGGCCAATTATTCCTCGGCCAAGGCCGGTGTGGTTGGGCTGACCAAAACCATGGCCAAGGAATGGGGCCGGTTCAAAGTCAACGTAAACGCGGTGGCATTCGGCATGATCGCAACCCGCCTGACCGAAGCCACAGACGAAAAGAAATCCATCGAGGTCGAAGGCAACATCGTGGGCGTCGGTATTCCCAAAAAGCTGGTGGCCGGGATGGAGGCAATGATCCCGATGGGGCGCGCCGGAACCGTGGATGAGGCCGCCGGTGGCGTTTACCTGTTCTGTATCCCCGAAAGCAATTATGTCTCCGGTCAGACCCTGATCGTGGGTGGCGGGCTTACCATCTGA
- a CDS encoding calcium/sodium antiporter, translating to MMPWVLSGLGLVILLLAGDALVRGAVNLSLRVGVPALIVSLTIVAFGTSAPELLIAISALRDNAPGIALGNVVGSNTANILLVLGIPAILSTLHTSECNTRKTYVFMLLASFLFIGLAMCGVFTVWSGLILLAGLALVLGDTFCEARAHRRAGCACDDDLEEIEEADPNMPYWRIGVYLVLGLIGLPLGADLLVDNATVIARTYGISETVIGLTLIAVGTSLPELATTVMAALRRQADVALGNVIGSNMFNLLAIIGVATFFGDIPVDDAFLEFDLWVMLGASLMLIPFVFLKKDITKVWGVALTSLYVVYVMSILH from the coding sequence ATGATGCCATGGGTGTTGTCGGGGCTGGGCCTCGTGATCCTGTTGCTGGCGGGCGACGCTTTGGTGCGTGGCGCAGTCAATCTGAGCCTACGGGTCGGTGTCCCGGCCTTGATCGTCAGCTTGACCATCGTCGCATTCGGGACTTCGGCCCCTGAATTGCTGATCGCCATCAGCGCGCTCAGGGACAATGCGCCCGGAATCGCATTGGGCAATGTCGTTGGCTCCAACACCGCCAATATTTTGCTCGTACTCGGGATACCGGCGATTTTGTCGACCTTGCACACCAGCGAATGCAACACGCGCAAGACCTATGTCTTTATGCTGCTGGCGTCGTTCCTGTTCATCGGTTTGGCGATGTGTGGCGTTTTCACTGTCTGGTCGGGCCTGATCCTGCTGGCTGGCCTGGCGCTGGTTCTGGGCGATACCTTTTGCGAGGCCCGCGCCCATCGCCGCGCCGGATGTGCCTGTGACGACGATCTAGAGGAGATCGAGGAAGCCGACCCGAACATGCCCTATTGGCGGATTGGCGTCTATCTCGTGCTGGGGTTGATTGGTCTGCCACTGGGGGCGGATTTGCTGGTGGACAACGCCACAGTGATCGCCCGGACCTATGGGATCAGCGAAACGGTCATTGGGCTGACATTGATTGCGGTCGGGACGTCCTTGCCGGAGTTGGCGACAACCGTCATGGCGGCCCTCCGTCGTCAGGCTGATGTCGCGCTGGGCAATGTCATTGGCTCAAACATGTTCAATCTGTTGGCCATCATCGGTGTTGCAACCTTCTTTGGTGACATTCCGGTGGACGATGCGTTCCTGGAGTTTGATCTGTGGGTGATGTTGGGGGCGTCGCTGATGCTGATTCCGTTTGTCTTCCTCAAGAAGGATATCACCAAGGTGTGGGGTGTGGCGCTAACCTCCCTGTACGTGGTTTATGTGATGAGCATTCTGCACTGA
- a CDS encoding MaoC family dehydratase N-terminal domain-containing protein produces MIDRAFIGHRFAPLTVEVEKGRLRAFARATGQTDPIYTDVQAAKSAGYRSLPAPPTFLFSLDLEREDPFYFINLMKIDLGRVLHGEQHFTYGEPICAGDTITLTSTVQDIFDKKGGAMEFVILNTTATNQFDEDVGGMTRTIVVRHPT; encoded by the coding sequence ATGATTGATCGCGCATTCATCGGGCATCGTTTTGCCCCGCTTACGGTCGAGGTCGAAAAAGGCCGCCTGCGTGCCTTTGCCCGTGCCACCGGCCAGACCGATCCGATCTATACAGACGTTCAGGCGGCAAAATCTGCGGGCTATCGTTCGCTGCCTGCGCCCCCGACATTCCTGTTCTCGCTGGATCTCGAACGCGAAGACCCATTCTATTTCATCAACCTGATGAAGATCGATCTGGGTCGCGTCCTGCATGGGGAACAACATTTCACCTATGGCGAACCGATCTGTGCAGGCGACACGATCACTCTGACCTCAACGGTTCAGGACATCTTTGACAAAAAGGGCGGTGCCATGGAATTCGTGATCCTGAACACCACGGCCACCAACCAGTTTGACGAAGACGTGGGCGGCATGACCCGGACCATTGTGGTGAGGCATCCAACATGA
- a CDS encoding MaoC family dehydratase, with the protein MRYDVVNVGDVLPPIVTKPISRTTLALFAGASGDHNPIHIDIDFARKAGMPDVFAHGMLGMAYLGRLLTGWVPQSAICEFSTRFVAITQIHAIITCTGQIAEKLDGNRVRLEIQAADQNGDVKLAGGAIIVLP; encoded by the coding sequence ATGAGGTATGATGTCGTCAATGTCGGGGACGTCCTGCCCCCGATCGTAACCAAACCGATTTCGCGCACCACGTTGGCGTTGTTCGCCGGGGCGTCCGGGGATCACAACCCGATCCACATAGACATTGATTTCGCGAGAAAGGCCGGAATGCCGGACGTGTTTGCGCATGGGATGTTGGGCATGGCCTATCTGGGGCGGTTGCTGACCGGATGGGTTCCTCAATCAGCAATCTGCGAATTTTCGACCCGCTTTGTGGCGATTACCCAGATTCACGCAATCATCACCTGCACTGGCCAGATCGCGGAAAAGCTGGATGGCAACCGGGTGCGGCTCGAAATTCAGGCCGCGGATCAAAACGGTGATGTGAAACTGGCCGGTGGCGCGATTATCGTCCTGCCCTGA
- a CDS encoding lipid-transfer protein, with protein MSETVIIAGVGMTKFAKPGANEPYPVMGANAIRDALSDAGIGYDAVQQAYAGYVYGDSTCGQRVIYDVGMTGIPVINVNNNCSTGSTALYLARQAVEAGIVDVALALGFEEMRPGALGSNFTDRKDPFELFDTETDALVGHAEVPLALRYFGGAGMAHMEKYGSTLTDLARIRAKASRHAVNNPLALFRKEVSPQDVLDAPVMWDGVMTRLMACPPTCGAAAAIVVSERYAKKHGLDTTVRVIGQSMTTDTPSTFDSHDMMRVVGYDMTAAAAAQVYEQTGIGAADVDVVELHDCFAHNEMITYEGLGLCPEGGAPKFIAEGDNSYGGQVVTNPSGGLLSKGHPLGATGLAQCYELTRQLRGTAGTTQVEGARTALQHNLGLGGACVVTMYQAQ; from the coding sequence ATGTCCGAGACTGTCATCATCGCCGGAGTCGGCATGACCAAATTCGCCAAGCCGGGTGCCAACGAACCCTATCCCGTCATGGGTGCAAATGCGATCCGGGACGCGCTGAGCGATGCAGGGATCGGCTATGACGCCGTGCAACAGGCCTATGCTGGCTATGTCTATGGCGACAGCACCTGCGGGCAGCGCGTCATCTATGACGTGGGCATGACCGGAATCCCTGTGATCAACGTCAACAACAACTGTTCCACTGGGTCCACCGCGCTGTATCTGGCCCGCCAGGCGGTCGAGGCCGGTATCGTCGACGTCGCTCTGGCTCTGGGGTTTGAGGAAATGCGCCCCGGCGCGCTGGGATCGAATTTCACCGATCGCAAGGATCCGTTCGAGCTGTTTGACACGGAAACCGACGCATTGGTCGGGCACGCGGAAGTCCCCTTGGCGCTGCGCTATTTCGGCGGCGCGGGCATGGCCCACATGGAAAAATACGGCTCCACCCTCACCGATCTGGCGCGGATCCGGGCCAAGGCATCCCGCCACGCAGTGAACAACCCTCTGGCGCTGTTCCGCAAGGAAGTCTCGCCACAGGACGTGTTGGACGCCCCGGTGATGTGGGACGGGGTCATGACGCGGCTGATGGCCTGCCCGCCCACCTGCGGCGCTGCAGCCGCCATCGTAGTGAGCGAGCGTTACGCCAAGAAACACGGGTTGGACACCACCGTGCGTGTGATCGGCCAGTCGATGACCACCGACACCCCCAGCACATTCGACAGCCACGACATGATGCGGGTGGTGGGTTATGACATGACCGCAGCGGCGGCGGCACAGGTTTATGAACAGACCGGAATCGGCGCGGCAGATGTGGATGTTGTCGAGTTGCATGATTGCTTCGCTCATAACGAAATGATCACCTACGAAGGCTTGGGTCTGTGCCCCGAAGGTGGCGCGCCCAAATTCATTGCCGAGGGAGACAATTCCTATGGCGGGCAGGTGGTGACCAATCCATCGGGCGGGCTGCTGTCCAAAGGACATCCGCTGGGCGCGACCGGATTGGCACAGTGTTACGAGCTGACCCGCCAATTGCGCGGCACGGCAGGCACCACCCAGGTCGAAGGGGCCCGCACTGCGTTGCAGCACAACCTGGGCCTGGGCGGGGCCTGTGTGGTCACTATGTATCAGGCGCAGTGA
- a CDS encoding DMT family transporter yields the protein MTQMPHNRAGLGIAFILIAMTAISINDMLIKQLSGGYPLHQIVFLRSSIGLSITLLIVQYEGGVSILKTRNPGLHLIRCLMVVVSNMSFFVALSILPLADATALFFVAPLFITLLSIPILGEKTGPMRMGAVVVGFIGVLIMQRFWEGSDTLGADRLVLLLPVIAALTYAFNQVFTRKLGAVTKASALAAYIQGMFIIVSLGFYVVAGDGRFAEDTSNPSLQFLLRAWTWPQDGDWIWFIALGLNSGVVGYALSQAYRMADAATVAPFEYIGLPLSVMWGWFIWAELPVWEVWVGMVLIAGAGLFVFLREQQKARAIARTEIKGRY from the coding sequence ATGACCCAGATGCCTCACAATCGCGCCGGTTTGGGAATTGCCTTTATCCTGATCGCGATGACGGCCATTTCCATCAACGACATGCTGATCAAGCAATTGTCGGGCGGTTACCCTCTGCATCAGATCGTGTTTCTGCGTTCCAGTATCGGATTGTCGATCACCTTGTTGATCGTGCAATACGAAGGCGGTGTTTCGATCCTGAAGACCCGTAACCCGGGGCTGCACCTGATCCGCTGCCTTATGGTGGTCGTTTCCAACATGAGCTTTTTCGTGGCGCTGTCGATCTTGCCGCTAGCGGATGCCACGGCGTTGTTCTTTGTGGCCCCGTTGTTCATCACGTTGCTGTCGATTCCGATTTTGGGTGAAAAAACTGGCCCAATGCGCATGGGGGCTGTTGTCGTTGGATTTATCGGCGTGTTGATCATGCAGCGGTTCTGGGAAGGAAGTGACACCTTGGGGGCGGATCGGTTGGTCTTGTTGCTGCCCGTCATAGCGGCGCTGACCTATGCCTTTAATCAGGTGTTCACCCGCAAACTCGGTGCCGTGACCAAGGCTTCGGCCCTGGCGGCCTATATCCAGGGCATGTTCATTATCGTGTCGCTGGGGTTCTATGTCGTGGCGGGCGACGGACGGTTTGCCGAAGACACCAGCAATCCCAGCCTCCAGTTCCTGTTGCGCGCCTGGACATGGCCACAGGACGGCGACTGGATCTGGTTTATCGCATTGGGGCTAAATTCCGGCGTTGTCGGCTATGCGCTCAGCCAGGCCTATCGGATGGCCGACGCTGCCACGGTTGCGCCGTTCGAATACATCGGACTACCGCTGTCGGTGATGTGGGGCTGGTTTATCTGGGCTGAACTACCGGTCTGGGAGGTCTGGGTTGGCATGGTGTTGATTGCCGGGGCCGGTCTGTTCGTATTCCTGCGTGAACAGCAAAAGGCGCGGGCCATCGCCCGCACCGAAATCAAGGGACGCTATTGA
- a CDS encoding ABC transporter permease, which yields MNWTAIAAIYRFEMARFFRTLLQSFLSPVLSTSLYFVVFGAAIGSRIDQVEGVPYGAFIVPGLIMLSVMTQAISNASFGIYFPKFIGTIYELLSAPINFLEIVLGYVGAAATKALFIGVVILITASLFVDLTIAHPFAMVLFLLLTCLSFALLGFIIGIWARNFEQLQLVPLLVVTPLVFLGGSFYSITMLPPIWQKITLFNPVVYLISGFRWSFFGTADVPVGLSLLAIGGFTALCLVVIGLIFKTGWRIRS from the coding sequence ATGAACTGGACTGCTATCGCTGCCATTTATCGGTTTGAAATGGCCCGTTTCTTTCGCACTCTGTTGCAAAGCTTTCTGTCCCCTGTGTTGTCAACATCGCTATATTTTGTGGTCTTCGGTGCCGCCATCGGCAGCCGGATTGATCAGGTCGAAGGTGTTCCCTATGGGGCCTTTATCGTGCCGGGGTTGATCATGTTGTCAGTGATGACACAGGCGATATCCAACGCGTCATTCGGGATCTACTTTCCGAAATTCATCGGCACCATCTATGAGCTTTTGTCAGCTCCGATCAATTTCCTGGAAATCGTGTTGGGATATGTCGGGGCGGCCGCGACCAAAGCGTTGTTCATCGGGGTCGTCATTCTGATCACAGCTTCCCTGTTCGTGGATCTGACGATCGCTCATCCATTCGCTATGGTGTTGTTCCTGCTGTTGACCTGTCTCAGTTTTGCGCTTTTGGGGTTCATCATCGGCATCTGGGCGCGCAATTTCGAACAATTGCAACTGGTTCCTCTATTGGTGGTGACCCCATTGGTCTTTTTGGGTGGATCCTTTTATTCGATCACGATGTTGCCGCCGATTTGGCAGAAGATCACGCTGTTCAATCCGGTCGTCTATTTGATTTCCGGCTTTCGCTGGTCGTTCTTTGGGACCGCTGACGTGCCCGTGGGGCTGAGCCTGTTGGCCATTGGTGGCTTTACCGCCCTGTGTCTGGTCGTGATTGGGCTTATCTTTAAGACCGGATGGCGCATTCGGTCCTGA
- a CDS encoding S49 family peptidase → MKLRLPFLKNPPLVSVVRLQGAIGMGGRGALNDQALAPVLERAFRKGKPAAVALEINSPGGSPVQSALIGARIRRLSKETETPVIAFVEDVAASGGYWLAASADEIWADDSSIIGSIGVISASFGAHVFLARQGIERRVYTAGKSKSMLDPFRPENPRDVERLKGLLGDIHENFIAHVKDRRGSNLTSDTDLFTGDIWLAGRAAELGLIDGIGHLTPKLKERFGDKVQLRRYGLRRSILSRFGAQVTQDALAGIEERAEFARFGL, encoded by the coding sequence ATGAAGCTTCGGTTGCCCTTCCTTAAAAACCCGCCGCTGGTTTCGGTTGTCCGCCTACAAGGCGCAATCGGAATGGGTGGTCGTGGAGCATTGAATGATCAGGCGCTCGCGCCTGTTCTGGAACGCGCCTTTCGCAAAGGCAAACCCGCTGCGGTGGCGCTCGAGATCAATTCACCCGGCGGATCACCTGTGCAAAGCGCGCTGATCGGGGCCCGAATTCGACGCCTTTCCAAGGAAACTGAGACACCCGTCATCGCCTTTGTCGAAGACGTGGCAGCGTCTGGAGGCTATTGGCTGGCGGCGTCCGCAGACGAGATCTGGGCGGATGACAGTTCGATCATCGGATCAATTGGTGTGATTTCAGCCAGCTTTGGTGCGCATGTGTTTCTGGCACGCCAGGGCATCGAACGACGGGTCTATACCGCAGGTAAATCCAAATCCATGCTGGACCCGTTCCGCCCCGAAAACCCCAGAGACGTCGAACGGCTCAAGGGGTTGCTGGGCGATATCCACGAAAATTTCATCGCCCATGTCAAAGACCGGCGCGGCAGCAACCTGACGTCGGACACGGACCTGTTTACGGGCGATATCTGGCTGGCTGGTCGCGCGGCCGAGTTGGGTTTGATTGACGGTATCGGGCATCTGACACCAAAGCTGAAAGAACGGTTCGGCGACAAGGTGCAATTGCGCCGCTACGGGCTGCGCCGGTCAATTCTGTCGCGTTTCGGTGCCCAGGTCACGCAGGACGCGTTGGCCGGGATAGAGGAACGGGCCGAATTCGCCCGCTTTGGCCTGTGA
- a CDS encoding TetR/AcrR family transcriptional regulator: MSVITARHIGFAGIEEGSLGNKTWADPGASRAEKRDAKRRAVLMAGARLFNDQGYEQTSLEDIAKALSITKRTIYYYVQSKEEILFGCQQLGLEFLGETLERCYDKRLPVLDRIRLLISRYCAWVCTDLGACAPLVREVSLSSDRRRELRAGRARLDHLLRDMIREGMETGEIRECDPRLMASAIFGALNWIPYWNRSDAPSAPDQIAEAYIMMITSGLVPGADSA; the protein is encoded by the coding sequence ATGAGTGTAATTACGGCGCGTCACATCGGTTTTGCGGGCATCGAGGAGGGCAGTTTGGGCAATAAGACTTGGGCAGATCCTGGTGCCTCCCGTGCGGAGAAACGCGATGCCAAACGCCGGGCTGTGCTGATGGCGGGGGCCCGGCTGTTCAATGATCAGGGGTACGAACAGACCTCGCTTGAAGACATTGCCAAGGCGCTGAGCATCACCAAACGCACGATTTATTACTATGTGCAAAGCAAGGAAGAGATCCTGTTTGGCTGTCAGCAGCTGGGGCTGGAATTCCTGGGGGAGACCTTGGAGCGTTGTTATGACAAACGCCTTCCGGTGCTGGATCGGATTCGTCTGTTGATCTCACGATATTGCGCCTGGGTCTGTACCGATCTGGGTGCCTGTGCGCCGCTGGTGCGCGAGGTCAGCCTGTCCTCTGACCGTCGCCGTGAATTGCGCGCGGGGCGGGCGCGTCTGGACCATCTTCTGCGTGATATGATCCGCGAGGGGATGGAGACAGGGGAGATCCGCGAATGTGATCCGCGTCTGATGGCGTCGGCCATCTTTGGCGCGCTGAATTGGATCCCCTATTGGAACCGGTCCGACGCCCCCTCCGCTCCTGATCAGATCGCCGAGGCCTATATTATGATGATCACTTCGGGTCTGGTTCCCGGCGCCGACAGCGCGTAG
- a CDS encoding ABC transporter ATP-binding protein, with the protein MSTILSIRDLRKSYEGGFEALKGVTLNIEQGEILALLGPNGAGKTTLISTICGITTPTSGSVTVDGHDILTDFRAARGLIGLVPQEINLEPFETVWNTVRFSRGLFGKPRNDALLEDILKKLSLWDKRKSRIMELSGGMKRRVLIAKALSHEPQVLFLDEPTAGVDVELRKDMWDIVGELKSSGVTIILTTHYIEEAEAISDRVGVIRNGELLLVEEKDQLMARMGQKELEVQLTEPVAAIPAELAHLNLGLSPEGALIYTYDTRAERTGITGLLNDVSQAGLVLADVVTRQSSLEDIFVGLVSDQNANTPSEDAA; encoded by the coding sequence ATGTCGACTATTTTGTCCATTCGCGATTTACGCAAGTCTTACGAAGGCGGGTTCGAAGCGCTCAAGGGCGTGACGCTGAATATCGAACAGGGCGAAATTCTTGCGCTGCTTGGCCCCAATGGCGCGGGAAAGACAACCCTGATTTCAACCATCTGCGGGATCACCACGCCAACGTCGGGATCTGTAACTGTCGATGGGCATGATATTTTGACGGACTTTCGGGCGGCGCGGGGGCTGATCGGATTGGTGCCACAGGAAATCAACCTGGAACCGTTCGAGACAGTCTGGAACACCGTACGGTTTTCGCGTGGATTGTTTGGCAAGCCTCGCAATGACGCATTGCTCGAGGATATTCTGAAAAAACTGTCTCTCTGGGACAAACGCAAATCCCGGATAATGGAACTGTCCGGCGGGATGAAGCGCCGGGTGCTGATCGCCAAGGCATTGTCACACGAACCGCAGGTGCTGTTTCTGGATGAACCCACTGCGGGCGTCGATGTCGAACTGCGCAAGGACATGTGGGACATTGTGGGCGAGCTCAAATCCAGCGGCGTGACCATCATCCTGACCACGCACTACATCGAAGAAGCCGAAGCAATTTCCGACCGCGTCGGTGTGATCCGCAACGGAGAGCTGTTGCTGGTAGAGGAAAAGGATCAGCTGATGGCGCGGATGGGGCAAAAGGAACTCGAAGTACAGCTGACTGAACCTGTTGCAGCGATTCCTGCTGAGCTGGCTCATCTCAACCTGGGTCTCAGCCCCGAAGGGGCGTTGATCTATACCTATGACACCCGCGCCGAACGCACCGGTATTACCGGGCTTTTGAACGATGTTTCTCAGGCCGGGCTGGTGCTGGCGGATGTGGTCACGCGGCAAAGCAGCCTCGAAGATATTTTTGTCGGCCTCGTGTCCGATCAGAACGCCAACACCCCATCGGAGGACGCGGCATGA
- a CDS encoding carbon monoxide dehydrogenase subunit G: MHMTDQKEIAADPATVYAALLNPDVLKACVPGASEVAGDPDAGYSATVTQKVGPVKATFKGQVTMSDLVENEKLTITGEGKGGAAGFAKGGAQVSLAATETGTMLSYEVDAKVGGKLAQLGSRLIDGFAKKMADQFFVNLQTHLAPVQEDTSEPDAGGEGDEKKGWFKKVTGRS, from the coding sequence ATGCATATGACCGACCAAAAAGAGATCGCCGCAGATCCAGCCACCGTTTATGCGGCGCTTCTGAATCCCGATGTGCTCAAGGCCTGTGTGCCCGGTGCCAGCGAAGTCGCCGGGGACCCGGACGCAGGCTATAGTGCGACTGTGACCCAAAAGGTCGGCCCGGTTAAGGCGACGTTCAAAGGCCAGGTTACGATGTCGGATCTGGTTGAAAACGAAAAACTGACGATCACTGGCGAAGGTAAAGGCGGGGCTGCAGGGTTCGCCAAGGGCGGGGCCCAAGTCTCTCTGGCGGCGACGGAGACGGGGACCATGTTGTCCTATGAGGTGGACGCCAAGGTTGGAGGCAAGTTAGCGCAATTGGGCAGCCGATTGATTGACGGATTCGCAAAAAAGATGGCCGACCAGTTCTTTGTCAATCTTCAAACCCATCTGGCCCCGGTCCAAGAAGATACATCCGAACCCGATGCGGGCGGCGAGGGCGATGAGAAAAAGGGGTGGTTCAAGAAAGTCACCGGCCGCAGCTGA